Proteins from one Sabethes cyaneus chromosome 2, idSabCyanKW18_F2, whole genome shotgun sequence genomic window:
- the LOC128735376 gene encoding uncharacterized protein LOC128735376 codes for MATNTDEVDQTQYNCAGCTAADHEEDMVACDRCNRWYHYSCAKVDATIKHRKWQCKECVLSTTISEVISVSGKSGNSSRSARVQLQLLHIEEEKKVQEELLAEKQERERVRQQNALQEQEKLLMENKKEKLLTEKLEQERILQETALKEKNELRKKYLNEKYAALIKAAAEENGSECRFSQISGSSKVRLWIDTHRKQLAGAKFDAEPVPVTYPIPSNGNEQKGANEGKQLQHADALTQSKPSAEEIPKYTGTIKKVPIPPAKVTSTPVIKKAIEPAARSVQVHRSDAPQVVLRSNVEPEQIQQQKYQTENLNRESVAPHPRPVDRPFVPHHTINQSDSNVQFQQQLAARQVVPKELPVFTGNPEEWPLFVSSYRNSTSMCGYTNAENLMRLQRCLKGAAMEAVRSNLLLPSSVPQVMDTLETLFGGPERLVQSLLNKVRKAPPPKSDKLETLINFGLVVQNLVGHLRAANQQAHLTNPTLLHELVEKLPANIRLEWAMFKRRQTIVDLGTFCEYMTSLISAACEVTTFCPDPSRPGRNDKSIPREKVFMNTHSQYDASKKVDTVDNLGISAAPMPESEEVKRAKDILRNTTVRLDDGRFETGLLWRTDKVEFPSSYFMAERRLRCLERRLDCQPELRAKVEKLIDEFQIKGYAHKATPCEIEEADPKRTWFLPIGIVINPRKPDKVRIIWDAAAEVNGISFNSMLLKGPDLLTAINAVLCRFRQRRVAVAGDIREMFMQLSMRRDDRFAQMFLFRKDRSMPPEVYIMDVAIFGSTCSPCAAQYVKNKNAEEWSKQFPDAAVAIVENHYVDDYLDSRDTEEEIIRLATEVKTVHAKAKFEIRNWMSNSKEVLKRIGAESLESQKDLSVDKQNKTERVLGMTWRPDEDIFMFSFVLPAELQRLLLGEAPPTKRTILRLVMSLFDPLGLISHLLIHGKIIIQELWRSGADWDDEVPETILKLWEKWIDKLQHLNELRIPRCYFPGYDPASYKSLEIHVFVDASLAAFACAGYFRIVDRGQVRCILVASKAKVAPVKPLSVPRLELRAAVMGVRLLKSIEENHTLRATRRFIWSDSSTVLSWIRSDTRKYRQYVAVRVGEILEETSVGEWKFVPGKQNVADEATKWNKGPELKSTSQWFGAPTFLYQSEEFWPTEESQDPIEIAEELRPVHVHREVIRSGTIDCTRFSKWERLLRSVAYVYHFIDMCRRDRNNQAFPDKALLVSEDFERAERMLWRDAQAEEYADEIVVLEKLQHATDCTVIKLDPNSPLRKLSPFLDNNKIVRMAGRIENSPYATYDAKYPIILPKNHTITKLIIDWNHRKYGHQNSETVVNEMRQKFHISGLRLAVKNVVKQCKWCAIQKAKPLVPRMAALPEERVTPNVRPFTHVGIDYFGPFMIKIGRKQIKRWVALFTCLTIRAIHLEAVSSMTTESCKLAIRRFVTRRGAPLQIFTDNGTNFVGASRELADQIRGINNGLATTFTNADTQWKFIPPASPHMGGAWERMVRSVKSAMRSLNQSRTPSEEVFQTILCEAESMVNSRPLTYMPLEPPQYEALTPNHFILLSSSGVKQPEQPPTVMQDSLRNGWKQCQYMLDRLWVRWVREYLPTITRRTKWFAEVRSVQEGDVVLILDEGVRNRWMRGKIQKVIPGKDGRIRQAEVKTALGVMRRPVAKIAVLDVADTGKAANPEQLYGPGNVTAGVTTNTLASYVTEGHAGKMRTGTGISTQS; via the exons ATGGCTACAAACACGGACGAAGTTGATCAAACCCAGTACAATTGTGCAGGATGCACGGCTGCGGATCATGAGGAGGATATGGTAGCTTGCGATAGATGTAATCGTTGGTACCATTACTCATGTGCAAAGGTTGATGCAACAATCAAGCACCGTAAGTGGCAATGCAAGGAATGTGTGTTGTCGACTACTATTAGCGAGGTCATATCGGTGTCGGGAAAATCTGGTAATAGCTCTCGATCTGCGCGGGTTCAGCTACAGTTGCTGCATATTGAAGAGGAAAAAAAGGTACAAGAAGAACTATTGGCGGAGAAACAAGAACGCGAACGCGTTCGTCAGCAAAACGCTTTGCAAGAGCAGGAAAAGCTACTGATGGAAAA CAAAAAGGAGAAGCTGCTAACCGAGAAGCTGGAACAGGAACGTATTCTGCAGGAGACGGCCTTGAAGGAAAAAAATGAGCTTCGAAAAAAGTACTTGAACGAAAAATATGCTGCACTCATCAAAGCCGCAGCAGAAGAAAATGGAAGTGAATGTCGTTTTAGCCAAATCAGCGGTTCGAGTAAAGTGAGACTCTGGATAGACACTCATAGGAAGCAGTTGGCTGGGGCCAAATTCGACGCCGAACCAGTTCCAGTGACCTATCCAATCCCCTCCAATGGTAACGAACAGAAGGGTGCAAATGAAGGGAAACAATTACAGCATGCTGACGCGCTGACGCAGAGTAAACCTTCGGCAGAGGAAATTCCGAAGTATACTGGGACGATAAAGAAGGTACCAATTCCACCAGCAAAGGTCACGTCAACGCCGGTTATTAAGAAAGCGATAGAACCAGCAGCAAGATCAGTGCAAGTGCATCGGTCAGATGCACCGCAAGTAGTGTTACGCTCAAATGTTGAACCAGAACAAATCCAACAGCAAAAATATCAAACAGAAAATCTAAATCGCGAAAGTGTAGCACCGCACCCTAGGCCAGTCGATAGACCATTTGTACCACATCATACAATTAATCAATCTGATTCCAACGTACAGTTTCAACAACAATTAGCTGCCAGGCAGGTGGTCCCTAAGGAGTTGCCGGTGTTCACGGGAAATCCAGAAGAATGGCCATTGTTTGTGAGCAGCTACCGAAACTCGACAAGCATGTGCGGTTATACTAATGCGGAAAATTTAATGAGACTGCAAAGGTGTCTGAAAGGTGCAGCCATGGAAGCAGTACGGAGCAATTTATTATTGCCATCTTCCGTTCCTCAGGTGATGGACACATTAGAAACATTGTTCGGGGGTCCTGAACGACTGGTCCAGTCATTACTCAACAAAGTTCGAAAGGCACCACCACCGAAGTCTGATAAACTGGAGACTCTTATTAATTTCGGCTTAGTGGTTCAGAATCTCGTCGGGCATTTGAGAGCGGCTAATCAACAAGCACATCTAACTAATCCAACGTTATTACACGAGCTAGTGGAAAAGTTACCAGCAAACATTCGTCTGGAATGGGCAATGTTCAAGAGGCGCCAAACTATAGTCGATCTTGGTACTTTCTGCGAGTACATGACGTCGCTTATATCAGCAGCTTGTGAGGTCACTACGTTCTGTCCAGATCCCTCCAGACCGGGTCGAAATGATAAATCAATTCCTCGGGAGAAAGTGTTCATGAATACTCACTCGCAGTACGACGCAAGTAAGAAGGTTGATACTG TCGATAATTTGGGAATTTCGGCTGCACCGATGCCAGAAAGTGAGGAAGTGAAACGCGCAAAGGATATTCTTCGAAACACAACAGTGCGACTGGACGATGGTCGATTCGAAACTGGCCTGCTCTGGAGGACAGATAAAGTAGAATTCCCGAGCAGTTATTTTATGGCAGAGCGGAGATTAAGATGTTTAGAACGCCGTTTGGATTGCCAACCGGAATTACGCGCTAAAGTGGAGAAACTTATAGACGAGTTCCAGATCAAAGGATACGCCCACAAAGCAACCCCTTGTGAAATAGAAGAGGCTGATCCAAAGCGAACGTGGTTTTTACCGATCGGCATCGTTATCAATCCTCGTAAGCCCGATAAAGTGCGGATAATCTGGGATGCAGCAGCGGAAGTAAATGGAATCTCCTTcaactctatgctgctgaagggCCCGGATCTTCTGACAGCTATAAATGCCGTTCTATGTCGCTTCCGACAGCGCCGTGTGGCCGTCGCCGGAGATATTAGGGAAATGTTTATGCAGCTCAGCATGCGTCGGGATGACCGTTTCGCTCAGATGTTTCTCTTTCGTAAGGATAGGTCTATGCCTCCAGAGGTCTACATCATGGACGTGGCGATTTTCGGTTCCACTTGTTCACCATGCGCCGCACAGtatgtgaaaaataaaaatgcagaAGAATGGAGTAAGCAGTTTCCCGACGCAGCAGTAGCTATCGTCGAAAATCACTACGTGGACGATTATCTGGATAGTCGTGATACGGAGGAAGAAATAATCCGGTTAGCCACCGAGGTGAAAACCGTGCACGCTAAAGCAAAGTTCGAAATTCGAAACTGGATGTCGAATTCCAAGGAAGTGCTTAAAAGGATTGGAGCAGAAAGTTTGGAATCGCAGAAAGATTTATCGGtggacaaacaaaacaaaacagagcgTGTCTTAGGTATGACGTGGAGACCCGACGAGGACATATTCATGTTTTCATTCGTGTTACCGGCTGAACTACAGCGTTTATTGTTGGGAGAAGCTCCACCCACGAAGAGGACCATACTGCGCCTGGTCATGTCCCTATTTGATCCACTCGGTCTGATTTCCCATCTGTTAATACACGGTAAAATCATAATCCAAGAACTCTGGCGATCTGGTGCGGATTGGGATGACGAGGTACCAGAAACCATCCTGAAACTCTGGGAAAAATGGATTGACAAGCTACAGCATTTAAATGAACTTCGAATCCCTCGCTGTTATTTTCCTGGATATGACCCAGCCAGCTACAAGTCATTGGAAATACATGTATTTGTCGATGCTAGTTTGGCTGCGTTTGCGTGTGCCGGATATTTTCGAATAGTGGATCGTGGTCAAGTCCGCTGTATTCTGGTGGCTTCAAAGGCTAAGGTTGCTCCTGTGAAACCATTATCAGTACCCCGTCTTGAACTTCGAGCCGCAGTAATGGGAGTACGCTTACTAAAGTCCATTGAAGAAAATCATACGCTTCGTGCAACTCGTCGATTCATATGGAGCGATTCCAGTACCGTTCTGTCATGGATTCGCTCGGATACTAGGAAATATCGTCAGTATGTTGCTGTTAGAGTTGGAGAAATATTAGAAGAAACCAGCGTAGGAGAATGGAAATTTGTTCCAGGAAAACAGAATGTAGCAGATGAAGCCACAAAATGGAATAAAGGCCCAGAGTTAAAGTCGACTTCTCAATGGTTCGGGGCACCAACATTTCTCTACCAATCGGAGGAGTTCTGGCCCACGGAAGAGTCGCAAGATCCTATCGAGATTGCAGAAGAACTTCGACCAGTTCACGTTCATCGGGAAGTAATACGGTCAGGGACAATTGATTGTACCAGATTTTCCAAGTGGGAGCGACTGTTGCGTTCAGTGGCCTACGTGTATCATTTTATCGATATGTGTAGAAGGGATAGGAATAACCAAGCATTTCCTGACAAAGCCTTGTTGGTGAGCGAAGATTTTGAACGTGCGGAGCGAATGCTTTGGCGAGATGCTCAAGCTGAGGAATACGCGGATGAAATTGTTGTACTGGAGAAGCTGCAGCATGCAACCGATTGCACTGTAATTAAATTGGACCCGAACAGTCCCTTAAGAAAGCTTTCACCCTTTTTGgacaataataaaattgttcGAATGGCAGGAAGAATTGAAAATTCACCGTACGCGACGTATGATGCGAAATATCCGATCATTCTTCCAAAGAATCACACCATTACGAAGTTGATCATCGACTGGAATCATCGGAAGTATGGCCATCAAAACTCAGAAACAGTTGTGAATGAAATGCGGCAAAAATTTCACATTTCTGGACTTCGCTTAGCGGTTAAGAACGTCGTGAAACAATGCAAATGGTGTGCAATACAAAAGGCTAAGCCACTAGTACCACGAATGGCAGCTCTCCCTGAGGAACGTGTAACTCCAAATGTGCGACCGTTTACCCACGTTGGGATTGACTACTTTGGTCCATTTATGATTAAAATAGGCCGTAAGCAGATCAAACGTTGGGTGGCATTGTTTACGTGCCTAACGATCAGAGCAATACATCTAGAGGCTGTAAGTTCTATGACAACGGAATCCTGCAAGCTGGCCATAAGAAGATTTGTCACACGACGAGGTGCGCCTCTACAGATCTTCACGGATAACGGGACCAACTTTGTAGGTGCTAGTCGAGAGCTTGCAGATCAGATCAGAGGGATTAATAATGGGCTCGCGACAACTTTTACAAATGCCGATACGCAGTGGAAATTTATTCCACCAGCCTCTCCGCACATGGGCGGAGCGTGGGAGAGAATGGTGAGATCTGTTAAGTCAGCAATGAGATCATTAAATCAGTCGCGAACGCCTTCTGAAGAAGTTTTCCAGACAATTCTTTGTGAAGCTGAGTCGATGGTGAATTCGCGACCGTTGACATATATGCCATTGGAACCGCCGCAGTATGAAGCTCTTACGCCTAATCATTTTATTCTACTCAGTTCTAGCGGAGTGAAACAACCTGAACAGCCACCAACAGTAATGCAAGATAGTCTACGAAATGGATGGAAGCAGTGCCAATACATGTTAGACCGGCTTTGGGTAAGGTGGGTGCGTGAATA